One stretch of Callospermophilus lateralis isolate mCalLat2 chromosome 11, mCalLat2.hap1, whole genome shotgun sequence DNA includes these proteins:
- the Ttc19 gene encoding tetratricopeptide repeat protein 19, mitochondrial isoform X4, producing MYRLLSWSRGRGLLRAAGRRYRGYSARLLPGPAGGPGPEMEVPPPRVAPHGRRPGLLPLLAALAWFSRPSAADAEEQQGAGGAAAEDAADEAEAEIIQLLKRAKLSIMKDEPEEAELILHDALRLAYQSDNLKAITYTYDLMANLAFIRGQLENAEQLFKATMSYLLGGGMKQEDNAIIEISLKLASIYAAQNRQEFALAGYEFCISTLEEKIEREKELSEDVMSAEEKANTHLLLGMCLDSCARYLLFSKQPSQAQRMYEKALQISEEIQGERHPQTIVLMSDLATTLDAQGHFDEAYIYMQRASDLARQINHPELHMVLSNLAAILIHRERYTQAEEIYQEALKQAEMKRDEVSVQHIREELAELSRKSRSLT from the exons ATGTACAGGCTCTTGAGCTGGAGCCGGGGTCGAGGCCTCCTGCGGGCCGCGGGGCGGCGGTACCGGGGCTACTCGGCGCGCCTGCTCCCGGGGCCGGCAGGAGGCCCCGGGCCCGAGATGGAGGTGCCGCCACCCCGAGTTGCGCCGCACGGCCGCCGCCCGGGCCTGCTGCCGCTACTGGCAG CGCTTGCCTGGTTCTCGAGGCCTTCTGCGGCAGACGCGGAGGAACAGCAGGGAGCGGGCGGGGCCGCCGCTGAGGATGCGGCGGACGAGGCAGAGGCCGAGATCATCCAGCTGTTGAAGCGAGCGAAG ttGAGCATCATGAAAGATGAACCAGAAGAGGCTGAGCTAATATTGCATGATGCTCTTCGCCTTGCCTATCAGAGCGATAACCTGAAAGCCATCACTTACACTTATGATTTG ATGGCCAACTTAGCGTTTATACGAGGTCAACTAGAAAAT GCAGAACAACTTTTTAAAGCAACAATGAGTTACCTGCTTGGAGGGGGCATGAAGCAG GAAGATAATGCAATAATTGAAATCTCCCTAAAACTGGCCAGTATCTATGCTGCTCAGAATAG ACAAGAATTTGCTCTCGCTGGCTATGAATTCTGCATTTCAACTCTAGAGGAAAAAATTGAACGAGAAAAGGAATTATCAGAAGATGTTATGTCAG CGGAAGAAAAAGCCAATACCCACCTCCTTCTGGGCATGTGCTTAGACTCCTGTGCACGCTACCTTCTGTTCTCCAAGCAGCCATCACAGGCACAAAGGATGTATGAAAAAGCTCTGCAGATTTCTGAAGAAATACAAGGAGAAAGACACCCACAG ACCATTGTGCTCATGAGTGACCTGGCTACTACTCTGGACGCACAGGGCCACTTTGATGAGGCCTATATTTATATGCAAAGGGCATCAGATCTGGCAAGACAGATAAATCACCCTGAGCTGCACATGGTACTCAGTAATCTAGCTGCAATTTTGATACACAGAG AACGATATACACAAGCAGAAGAGATCTACCAGGAAGCACTGAAGCAAGCAGAGATGAAAAGAGATGAGGTTTCTGTACAGCACATCAGGGAAGAATTGGCTGAGCTGTCAAGAAAAAGTAGATCTTTGACTTAA
- the Ttc19 gene encoding tetratricopeptide repeat protein 19, mitochondrial isoform X6 has protein sequence MYRLLSWSRGRGLLRAAGRRYRGYSARLLPGPAGGPGPEMEVPPPRVAPHGRRPGLLPLLAALAWFSRPSAADAEEQQGAGGAAAEDAADEAEAEIIQLLKRAKLSIMKDEPEEAELILHDALRLAYQSDNLKAITYTYDLMANLAFIRGQLENAEQLFKATMSYLLGGGMKQEDNAIIEISLKLASIYAAQNRQEFALAGYEFCISTLEEKIEREKELSEDVMSVFGGHNIFVCGAEDRTQAARMPAEEKANTHLLLGMCLDSCARYLLFSKQPSQAQRMYEKALQISEEIQGERHPQNDIHKQKRSTRKH, from the exons ATGTACAGGCTCTTGAGCTGGAGCCGGGGTCGAGGCCTCCTGCGGGCCGCGGGGCGGCGGTACCGGGGCTACTCGGCGCGCCTGCTCCCGGGGCCGGCAGGAGGCCCCGGGCCCGAGATGGAGGTGCCGCCACCCCGAGTTGCGCCGCACGGCCGCCGCCCGGGCCTGCTGCCGCTACTGGCAG CGCTTGCCTGGTTCTCGAGGCCTTCTGCGGCAGACGCGGAGGAACAGCAGGGAGCGGGCGGGGCCGCCGCTGAGGATGCGGCGGACGAGGCAGAGGCCGAGATCATCCAGCTGTTGAAGCGAGCGAAG ttGAGCATCATGAAAGATGAACCAGAAGAGGCTGAGCTAATATTGCATGATGCTCTTCGCCTTGCCTATCAGAGCGATAACCTGAAAGCCATCACTTACACTTATGATTTG ATGGCCAACTTAGCGTTTATACGAGGTCAACTAGAAAAT GCAGAACAACTTTTTAAAGCAACAATGAGTTACCTGCTTGGAGGGGGCATGAAGCAG GAAGATAATGCAATAATTGAAATCTCCCTAAAACTGGCCAGTATCTATGCTGCTCAGAATAG ACAAGAATTTGCTCTCGCTGGCTATGAATTCTGCATTTCAACTCTAGAGGAAAAAATTGAACGAGAAAAGGAATTATCAGAAGATGTTATGTCAG ttttcggcggacacaacatctttgtatgtggtgctgaggatcgaacccaggccgcgcgcatgccag CGGAAGAAAAAGCCAATACCCACCTCCTTCTGGGCATGTGCTTAGACTCCTGTGCACGCTACCTTCTGTTCTCCAAGCAGCCATCACAGGCACAAAGGATGTATGAAAAAGCTCTGCAGATTTCTGAAGAAATACAAGGAGAAAGACACCCACAG AACGATATACACAAGCAGAAGAGATCTACCAGGAAGCACTGA
- the Ttc19 gene encoding tetratricopeptide repeat protein 19, mitochondrial isoform X1, producing MYRLLSWSRGRGLLRAAGRRYRGYSARLLPGPAGGPGPEMEVPPPRVAPHGRRPGLLPLLAALAWFSRPSAADAEEQQGAGGAAAEDAADEAEAEIIQLLKRAKLSIMKDEPEEAELILHDALRLAYQSDNLKAITYTYDLMANLAFIRGQLENAEQLFKATMSYLLGGGMKQEDNAIIEISLKLASIYAAQNRQEFALAGYEFCISTLEEKIEREKELSEDVMSVFGGHNIFVCGAEDRTQAARMPAEEKANTHLLLGMCLDSCARYLLFSKQPSQAQRMYEKALQISEEIQGERHPQTIVLMSDLATTLDAQGHFDEAYIYMQRASDLARQINHPELHMVLSNLAAILIHRERYTQAEEIYQEALKQAEMKRDEVSVQHIREELAELSRKNQSYSWQREIMYWKTLIMF from the exons ATGTACAGGCTCTTGAGCTGGAGCCGGGGTCGAGGCCTCCTGCGGGCCGCGGGGCGGCGGTACCGGGGCTACTCGGCGCGCCTGCTCCCGGGGCCGGCAGGAGGCCCCGGGCCCGAGATGGAGGTGCCGCCACCCCGAGTTGCGCCGCACGGCCGCCGCCCGGGCCTGCTGCCGCTACTGGCAG CGCTTGCCTGGTTCTCGAGGCCTTCTGCGGCAGACGCGGAGGAACAGCAGGGAGCGGGCGGGGCCGCCGCTGAGGATGCGGCGGACGAGGCAGAGGCCGAGATCATCCAGCTGTTGAAGCGAGCGAAG ttGAGCATCATGAAAGATGAACCAGAAGAGGCTGAGCTAATATTGCATGATGCTCTTCGCCTTGCCTATCAGAGCGATAACCTGAAAGCCATCACTTACACTTATGATTTG ATGGCCAACTTAGCGTTTATACGAGGTCAACTAGAAAAT GCAGAACAACTTTTTAAAGCAACAATGAGTTACCTGCTTGGAGGGGGCATGAAGCAG GAAGATAATGCAATAATTGAAATCTCCCTAAAACTGGCCAGTATCTATGCTGCTCAGAATAG ACAAGAATTTGCTCTCGCTGGCTATGAATTCTGCATTTCAACTCTAGAGGAAAAAATTGAACGAGAAAAGGAATTATCAGAAGATGTTATGTCAG ttttcggcggacacaacatctttgtatgtggtgctgaggatcgaacccaggccgcgcgcatgccag CGGAAGAAAAAGCCAATACCCACCTCCTTCTGGGCATGTGCTTAGACTCCTGTGCACGCTACCTTCTGTTCTCCAAGCAGCCATCACAGGCACAAAGGATGTATGAAAAAGCTCTGCAGATTTCTGAAGAAATACAAGGAGAAAGACACCCACAG ACCATTGTGCTCATGAGTGACCTGGCTACTACTCTGGACGCACAGGGCCACTTTGATGAGGCCTATATTTATATGCAAAGGGCATCAGATCTGGCAAGACAGATAAATCACCCTGAGCTGCACATGGTACTCAGTAATCTAGCTGCAATTTTGATACACAGAG AACGATATACACAAGCAGAAGAGATCTACCAGGAAGCACTGAAGCAAGCAGAGATGAAAAGAGATGAGGTTTCTGTACAGCACATCAGGGAAGAATTGGCTGAGCTGTCAAGAAAAA ATCAGAGCTACTCATGGCAAAGGGAAATTATG TATTGGAAGACCTTGATTATGTTCTGA
- the Ttc19 gene encoding tetratricopeptide repeat protein 19, mitochondrial isoform X3: MYRLLSWSRGRGLLRAAGRRYRGYSARLLPGPAGGPGPEMEVPPPRVAPHGRRPGLLPLLAALAWFSRPSAADAEEQQGAGGAAAEDAADEAEAEIIQLLKRAKLSIMKDEPEEAELILHDALRLAYQSDNLKAITYTYDLMANLAFIRGQLENAEQLFKATMSYLLGGGMKQEDNAIIEISLKLASIYAAQNRQEFALAGYEFCISTLEEKIEREKELSEDVMSAEEKANTHLLLGMCLDSCARYLLFSKQPSQAQRMYEKALQISEEIQGERHPQTIVLMSDLATTLDAQGHFDEAYIYMQRASDLARQINHPELHMVLSNLAAILIHRERYTQAEEIYQEALKQAEMKRDEVSVQHIREELAELSRKNQSYSWQREIMVSCFYYLS; the protein is encoded by the exons ATGTACAGGCTCTTGAGCTGGAGCCGGGGTCGAGGCCTCCTGCGGGCCGCGGGGCGGCGGTACCGGGGCTACTCGGCGCGCCTGCTCCCGGGGCCGGCAGGAGGCCCCGGGCCCGAGATGGAGGTGCCGCCACCCCGAGTTGCGCCGCACGGCCGCCGCCCGGGCCTGCTGCCGCTACTGGCAG CGCTTGCCTGGTTCTCGAGGCCTTCTGCGGCAGACGCGGAGGAACAGCAGGGAGCGGGCGGGGCCGCCGCTGAGGATGCGGCGGACGAGGCAGAGGCCGAGATCATCCAGCTGTTGAAGCGAGCGAAG ttGAGCATCATGAAAGATGAACCAGAAGAGGCTGAGCTAATATTGCATGATGCTCTTCGCCTTGCCTATCAGAGCGATAACCTGAAAGCCATCACTTACACTTATGATTTG ATGGCCAACTTAGCGTTTATACGAGGTCAACTAGAAAAT GCAGAACAACTTTTTAAAGCAACAATGAGTTACCTGCTTGGAGGGGGCATGAAGCAG GAAGATAATGCAATAATTGAAATCTCCCTAAAACTGGCCAGTATCTATGCTGCTCAGAATAG ACAAGAATTTGCTCTCGCTGGCTATGAATTCTGCATTTCAACTCTAGAGGAAAAAATTGAACGAGAAAAGGAATTATCAGAAGATGTTATGTCAG CGGAAGAAAAAGCCAATACCCACCTCCTTCTGGGCATGTGCTTAGACTCCTGTGCACGCTACCTTCTGTTCTCCAAGCAGCCATCACAGGCACAAAGGATGTATGAAAAAGCTCTGCAGATTTCTGAAGAAATACAAGGAGAAAGACACCCACAG ACCATTGTGCTCATGAGTGACCTGGCTACTACTCTGGACGCACAGGGCCACTTTGATGAGGCCTATATTTATATGCAAAGGGCATCAGATCTGGCAAGACAGATAAATCACCCTGAGCTGCACATGGTACTCAGTAATCTAGCTGCAATTTTGATACACAGAG AACGATATACACAAGCAGAAGAGATCTACCAGGAAGCACTGAAGCAAGCAGAGATGAAAAGAGATGAGGTTTCTGTACAGCACATCAGGGAAGAATTGGCTGAGCTGTCAAGAAAAA ATCAGAGCTACTCATGGCAAAGGGAAATTATGGTGAGTTGTTTCTATTACCTTTCATGA
- the Ttc19 gene encoding tetratricopeptide repeat protein 19, mitochondrial isoform X7 produces MKDEPEEAELILHDALRLAYQSDNLKAITYTYDLMANLAFIRGQLENAEQLFKATMSYLLGGGMKQEDNAIIEISLKLASIYAAQNRQEFALAGYEFCISTLEEKIEREKELSEDVMSVFGGHNIFVCGAEDRTQAARMPAEEKANTHLLLGMCLDSCARYLLFSKQPSQAQRMYEKALQISEEIQGERHPQTIVLMSDLATTLDAQGHFDEAYIYMQRASDLARQINHPELHMVLSNLAAILIHRERYTQAEEIYQEALKQAEMKRDEVSVQHIREELAELSRKNQSYSWQREIMVSCFYYLS; encoded by the exons ATGAAAGATGAACCAGAAGAGGCTGAGCTAATATTGCATGATGCTCTTCGCCTTGCCTATCAGAGCGATAACCTGAAAGCCATCACTTACACTTATGATTTG ATGGCCAACTTAGCGTTTATACGAGGTCAACTAGAAAAT GCAGAACAACTTTTTAAAGCAACAATGAGTTACCTGCTTGGAGGGGGCATGAAGCAG GAAGATAATGCAATAATTGAAATCTCCCTAAAACTGGCCAGTATCTATGCTGCTCAGAATAG ACAAGAATTTGCTCTCGCTGGCTATGAATTCTGCATTTCAACTCTAGAGGAAAAAATTGAACGAGAAAAGGAATTATCAGAAGATGTTATGTCAG ttttcggcggacacaacatctttgtatgtggtgctgaggatcgaacccaggccgcgcgcatgccag CGGAAGAAAAAGCCAATACCCACCTCCTTCTGGGCATGTGCTTAGACTCCTGTGCACGCTACCTTCTGTTCTCCAAGCAGCCATCACAGGCACAAAGGATGTATGAAAAAGCTCTGCAGATTTCTGAAGAAATACAAGGAGAAAGACACCCACAG ACCATTGTGCTCATGAGTGACCTGGCTACTACTCTGGACGCACAGGGCCACTTTGATGAGGCCTATATTTATATGCAAAGGGCATCAGATCTGGCAAGACAGATAAATCACCCTGAGCTGCACATGGTACTCAGTAATCTAGCTGCAATTTTGATACACAGAG AACGATATACACAAGCAGAAGAGATCTACCAGGAAGCACTGAAGCAAGCAGAGATGAAAAGAGATGAGGTTTCTGTACAGCACATCAGGGAAGAATTGGCTGAGCTGTCAAGAAAAA ATCAGAGCTACTCATGGCAAAGGGAAATTATGGTGAGTTGTTTCTATTACCTTTCATGA
- the Ttc19 gene encoding tetratricopeptide repeat protein 19, mitochondrial isoform X2, producing MYRLLSWSRGRGLLRAAGRRYRGYSARLLPGPAGGPGPEMEVPPPRVAPHGRRPGLLPLLAALAWFSRPSAADAEEQQGAGGAAAEDAADEAEAEIIQLLKRAKLSIMKDEPEEAELILHDALRLAYQSDNLKAITYTYDLMANLAFIRGQLENAEQLFKATMSYLLGGGMKQEDNAIIEISLKLASIYAAQNRQEFALAGYEFCISTLEEKIEREKELSEDVMSVFGGHNIFVCGAEDRTQAARMPAEEKANTHLLLGMCLDSCARYLLFSKQPSQAQRMYEKALQISEEIQGERHPQTIVLMSDLATTLDAQGHFDEAYIYMQRASDLARQINHPELHMVLSNLAAILIHRERYTQAEEIYQEALKQAEMKRDEVSVQHIREELAELSRKNQSYSWQREIM from the exons ATGTACAGGCTCTTGAGCTGGAGCCGGGGTCGAGGCCTCCTGCGGGCCGCGGGGCGGCGGTACCGGGGCTACTCGGCGCGCCTGCTCCCGGGGCCGGCAGGAGGCCCCGGGCCCGAGATGGAGGTGCCGCCACCCCGAGTTGCGCCGCACGGCCGCCGCCCGGGCCTGCTGCCGCTACTGGCAG CGCTTGCCTGGTTCTCGAGGCCTTCTGCGGCAGACGCGGAGGAACAGCAGGGAGCGGGCGGGGCCGCCGCTGAGGATGCGGCGGACGAGGCAGAGGCCGAGATCATCCAGCTGTTGAAGCGAGCGAAG ttGAGCATCATGAAAGATGAACCAGAAGAGGCTGAGCTAATATTGCATGATGCTCTTCGCCTTGCCTATCAGAGCGATAACCTGAAAGCCATCACTTACACTTATGATTTG ATGGCCAACTTAGCGTTTATACGAGGTCAACTAGAAAAT GCAGAACAACTTTTTAAAGCAACAATGAGTTACCTGCTTGGAGGGGGCATGAAGCAG GAAGATAATGCAATAATTGAAATCTCCCTAAAACTGGCCAGTATCTATGCTGCTCAGAATAG ACAAGAATTTGCTCTCGCTGGCTATGAATTCTGCATTTCAACTCTAGAGGAAAAAATTGAACGAGAAAAGGAATTATCAGAAGATGTTATGTCAG ttttcggcggacacaacatctttgtatgtggtgctgaggatcgaacccaggccgcgcgcatgccag CGGAAGAAAAAGCCAATACCCACCTCCTTCTGGGCATGTGCTTAGACTCCTGTGCACGCTACCTTCTGTTCTCCAAGCAGCCATCACAGGCACAAAGGATGTATGAAAAAGCTCTGCAGATTTCTGAAGAAATACAAGGAGAAAGACACCCACAG ACCATTGTGCTCATGAGTGACCTGGCTACTACTCTGGACGCACAGGGCCACTTTGATGAGGCCTATATTTATATGCAAAGGGCATCAGATCTGGCAAGACAGATAAATCACCCTGAGCTGCACATGGTACTCAGTAATCTAGCTGCAATTTTGATACACAGAG AACGATATACACAAGCAGAAGAGATCTACCAGGAAGCACTGAAGCAAGCAGAGATGAAAAGAGATGAGGTTTCTGTACAGCACATCAGGGAAGAATTGGCTGAGCTGTCAAGAAAAA ATCAGAGCTACTCATGGCAAAGGGAAATTATG TGA
- the Ttc19 gene encoding tetratricopeptide repeat protein 19, mitochondrial isoform X5, with amino-acid sequence MYRLLSWSRGRGLLRAAGRRYRGYSARLLPGPAGGPGPEMEVPPPRVAPHGRRPGLLPLLAALAWFSRPSAADAEEQQGAGGAAAEDAADEAEAEIIQLLKRAKLSIMKDEPEEAELILHDALRLAYQSDNLKAITYTYDLMANLAFIRGQLENAEQLFKATMSYLLGGGMKQEDNAIIEISLKLASIYAAQNRQEFALAGYEFCISTLEEKIEREKELSEDVMSVFGGHNIFVCGAEDRTQAARMPAEEKANTHLLLGMCLDSCARYLLFSKQPSQAQRMYEKALQISEEIQGERHPQTIVLMSDLATTLDAQGHFDEAYIYMQRASDLARQINHPELHMVLSNLAAILIHRVRAFA; translated from the exons ATGTACAGGCTCTTGAGCTGGAGCCGGGGTCGAGGCCTCCTGCGGGCCGCGGGGCGGCGGTACCGGGGCTACTCGGCGCGCCTGCTCCCGGGGCCGGCAGGAGGCCCCGGGCCCGAGATGGAGGTGCCGCCACCCCGAGTTGCGCCGCACGGCCGCCGCCCGGGCCTGCTGCCGCTACTGGCAG CGCTTGCCTGGTTCTCGAGGCCTTCTGCGGCAGACGCGGAGGAACAGCAGGGAGCGGGCGGGGCCGCCGCTGAGGATGCGGCGGACGAGGCAGAGGCCGAGATCATCCAGCTGTTGAAGCGAGCGAAG ttGAGCATCATGAAAGATGAACCAGAAGAGGCTGAGCTAATATTGCATGATGCTCTTCGCCTTGCCTATCAGAGCGATAACCTGAAAGCCATCACTTACACTTATGATTTG ATGGCCAACTTAGCGTTTATACGAGGTCAACTAGAAAAT GCAGAACAACTTTTTAAAGCAACAATGAGTTACCTGCTTGGAGGGGGCATGAAGCAG GAAGATAATGCAATAATTGAAATCTCCCTAAAACTGGCCAGTATCTATGCTGCTCAGAATAG ACAAGAATTTGCTCTCGCTGGCTATGAATTCTGCATTTCAACTCTAGAGGAAAAAATTGAACGAGAAAAGGAATTATCAGAAGATGTTATGTCAG ttttcggcggacacaacatctttgtatgtggtgctgaggatcgaacccaggccgcgcgcatgccag CGGAAGAAAAAGCCAATACCCACCTCCTTCTGGGCATGTGCTTAGACTCCTGTGCACGCTACCTTCTGTTCTCCAAGCAGCCATCACAGGCACAAAGGATGTATGAAAAAGCTCTGCAGATTTCTGAAGAAATACAAGGAGAAAGACACCCACAG ACCATTGTGCTCATGAGTGACCTGGCTACTACTCTGGACGCACAGGGCCACTTTGATGAGGCCTATATTTATATGCAAAGGGCATCAGATCTGGCAAGACAGATAAATCACCCTGAGCTGCACATGGTACTCAGTAATCTAGCTGCAATTTTGATACACAGAG TGAGAGCTTTTGCTTGA